ACCCTTTTTGGAGAGGCCCCATGGCTCACCACGCACGCTGGACAATGTCGCAGGTCACTGCTTTATTTAAAAAACCTTTGTTGGATTTACTGTTTGAAGCCCAGCAAACGCATCGCCAGCATTTCGACCCCCGGCAGGTACAGGTCAGTACCTTGCTGTCGATCAAAACCGGCGCTTGCCCGGAAGACTGTAAATATTGCCCGCAAAGCGCCCGCTACAAAACCGGCCTGGAGGCCGAACGCCTGATGGAAGTTGAGCAGGTGCTGGACTCCGCCCGCAAGGCTAAAAACGCAGGTTCGACCCGTTTTTGTATGGGGGCCGCCTGGAAGAATCCGCATGAGCGGGATATGCCTTATCTTGAGCAGATGGTGCAGGGCGTTCGCGCTATGGGGCTGGAAACCTGCATGACGCTCGGAACGCTGACCGAGGAACAGGCGCAGCGTCTGGCCTCCGCAGGGCTGGACTATTACAACCACAATCTGGACACCTCCCCGGAATTCTACGGCAACATCATCACTACCCGAACCTATCAGGAACGTCTGGACACTCTGGATAAAGTCCGTGATGCGGGAATCAAAGTTTGCTCCGGGGGGATTGTCGGGCTGGGTGAAACCGTCACCGACCGCGCTGGTTTGCTGCTGCAATTAGCGAATTTGCCCACGCCGCCAGAAAGTGTACCTATCAACATGCTGGTGAAAGTCAAAGGCACACCTCTGGCGGATAACGAAGACGTGGATGCCTTTGATTTTATTCGTACCATCGCGGTGGCCCGTATCATGATGCCAACCTCATACGTGCGCCTTTCCGCAGGCCGTGAGCAGATGAGCGAGCAGACGCAGGCGATGTGTTTTATGGCCGGGGCAAACTCCATTTTCTACGGCTGCAAACTGCTGACGACGCCGAACCCGGAAGAGGACAAAGATCTGCAGCTATTCCGCAAGCTTGGGCTTAATCCGCAGCAAACCACCACCGAAATGGGCGACAAAGAACAGCAGGAGCAGCTTGCCGGGCAGATCCTTAACGCAGATACCGACAATTATTACAACGCGGCGGCGGTATGAGCTGGACGCAGCGAATCTCCGGGGCTTTAAGCGAACGGCGAGCCAGCGCAAGCCTTCGCACCCGGCAGGCCAATACGCTCGGTAACGGGCGTATTTTTTCGGCCAACGGCCGGGAATATTTAAACTTCTCCAGTAACGACTATCTGGGGCTGAGTCACCACCCGCACATCGTGGAGGCCTGGCAAAAAGGCGCGATGCAGTTCGGCGTTGGCAGCGGCGGGTCTGGCCACGTCACGGGGTATAGCCGCGCGCATCAGGAATTTGAGGCACAGCTTGCAGACTGGCTCGGCTTTGAGCGAGCGCTGTTGTTTATCTCCGGCTACACCGCGAACCAGGCTGTTATCTCCGCGCTGGCGCAAAAAACGGACATGCTTATTGCCGATAAACTTTGTCATGCCTCAATGATGGAAGCGGCAATCCAAAGCCCGGCTCAGCTACGCAGATTTCATCACAACGACGTTCAGGCGCTTTCGGCGCAGCTTGTTAAACCGCATGAAGGCGAGCGGCTCGTCCTTACCGAAGGTATTTTTAGCATGGACGGGGACGCCGCGCCCTTACCTGACATTGCACGGGCGACAAGACAGGCAGGCGGCTGGTTGATGGTCGACGATGCCCACGGTATTGGTGTCCAGGGCCTGGAGGGGCGAGGCAGCTGCAACCTGCAAAAAATCAAACCAGATATTCTGGTCGTGACCTTTGGGAAAGCCTTT
This Klebsiella michiganensis DNA region includes the following protein-coding sequences:
- a CDS encoding 8-amino-7-oxononanoate synthase (catalyzes the formation of 8-amino-7-oxononanoate from 6-carboxyhexanoyl-CoA and L-alanine): MSWTQRISGALSERRASASLRTRQANTLGNGRIFSANGREYLNFSSNDYLGLSHHPHIVEAWQKGAMQFGVGSGGSGHVTGYSRAHQEFEAQLADWLGFERALLFISGYTANQAVISALAQKTDMLIADKLCHASMMEAAIQSPAQLRRFHHNDVQALSAQLVKPHEGERLVLTEGIFSMDGDAAPLPDIARATRQAGGWLMVDDAHGIGVQGLEGRGSCNLQKIKPDILVVTFGKAFGGSGAAVLCREDVATYLLQFARHLIYSTAMPPAQAVSLQAALKVIQQGDEHRAKLAENIQRFRQGAARLSLNLADSGSAIQPLIVGDNQRTLDLASRLKERGFWLTAIRPPTVPPGSARLRITLTAAHTSGDIDALLEALHDSAC
- a CDS encoding biotin synthase (catalyzes the formation of biotin from dethiobiotin) codes for the protein MAHHARWTMSQVTALFKKPLLDLLFEAQQTHRQHFDPRQVQVSTLLSIKTGACPEDCKYCPQSARYKTGLEAERLMEVEQVLDSARKAKNAGSTRFCMGAAWKNPHERDMPYLEQMVQGVRAMGLETCMTLGTLTEEQAQRLASAGLDYYNHNLDTSPEFYGNIITTRTYQERLDTLDKVRDAGIKVCSGGIVGLGETVTDRAGLLLQLANLPTPPESVPINMLVKVKGTPLADNEDVDAFDFIRTIAVARIMMPTSYVRLSAGREQMSEQTQAMCFMAGANSIFYGCKLLTTPNPEEDKDLQLFRKLGLNPQQTTTEMGDKEQQEQLAGQILNADTDNYYNAAAV